The nucleotide window GGCGCGATCTCAGGCTATTGGGCTAAGTTGGAGTAGAAGCAGCAGTACCTGACGGAAGGACAGACACGAATAAGGTAGATACATGCACCGCCTGTAGGCCCTAAGGACACTGGATGGGCCATGAAGTTCCGGCAGATGAGAGTAAACCCAACGACAACAGCAGAAAGGCGGGGTCGAGACATGCGCGTGTGAGAGAGTGTGGGAAGAGGCAAGGTGCAAGCTGCGTGAGTCTGTGAGTCTGTCAGAGGTGTGCATGAACAGCAGCTGGCCCACGGTACGCTTGAGTAACAGCAGTaaaagaagaggaggtcCACAAGAAAGACGTAATAGCGAGAGACGGCACTCGACAGGACACTGAGAgtctgagagagagagagagagagaaataTGGAGATCCAGcatctttttcttcttctttccgaTGTGCCCCCGGAAGGAGGGCGTCGGAGACCCGCAATACAGCATGATGCAAGCCAATCAACCTGCAGACGAAAAAAGACAGTGGACGGATGCTGAGACTCGCTGGGTGTCCGGCTGCGtccatcccctccctcacccccttcccctcctcgtttctctctccctactatctaggtaggtagacagcgacagcgagaAGCTGTCGAGTGAGAGGTGGTAAGCAGTTGCAGGTAAGCAAAGCAAGGTAGCAGTAGGTAGTAAGCGATGCAAAGGTGGTTAGGTGGCCGGTCTTGACAACTCCCACAGGTTGGCAGGTACTTCGATCCATGTATCTTTTTTGCGTCCTGTCGTATGTACCTACTTGCTCCCTCCTTGCCAGCATCCCGTACGTACCGACCGTCCTGAGGTGCTGCCAGCGTTTCCCCCCCAAGGCATTCAAAACTATCGGCGCGCCCACATCGCCGTGCACTTGtgtcctccccccttccctttcctcTTGCTCCATCGAACtatcgccgccgccatgttcGATTCCAAGGTCTAAATTTGTACGACAGCGACTCTCCGAAGTCTGCTCGACGTGCCTCCTCTCAGGAACACCTGGGACGAGATTCAAGACCAACTCTCCGCTTATTCTTTTGTTACCTGGATTTAATCGTTGTGTTGCAACTCCcgctctcctctcctctcgccTCGGCATCAATCAGTCACTCCTCGTGTTCTAATCTGCCGGATCCCTCAGACTCACTTCCAAAGAGTCATCTCGGTCTaccaccaccccccttccctttggGTCACGTTACTCATCCCGCCAACATCGCCACAAATCCTCAACACCAGACACGCGAcacacgacgacgacacgtCCAACCCTCGCCCATCCCTAGGTTTCCTTGTTTGTATCGCAGCGGCATTCACTTGTTCCTTGCGACTAACAAAGGATCAACCTGCGGATACATCCCGTTTTCAATCACCTAGctaccagcagcagccaggcAAAGCAGGCTTTCAACTCCCTTTTACGCTGGTATATTTTGAGATCGCACTCCAGCTTCCATCGAGTCACACGCGCCTTTCTCATCGACAACCCGACGGAGTCCCTCTGCtgcctacctgcctaccAGCGTTTCCACGCACCCCATCTCTCTCAAAGTTACTCATTATTTCTTGCCTTCAAAACCCCCACAATACTCTGTAGACACATTACAGCTCTTACCTTATACTCATTCTTTTAATCATTTGCTTCGGCAAGGCCACGACAACAACTCAGACGACGATACGACTCATCTTTCCAACCTGGCGCCTCTGTCGACTCAGCTGGTCCAGCATTCCCTTTGCCACCGTCCTCTGTAGTTGCCAAGAGCCATCTCCATCCGGGGGACTCTCAGCACTGCCTACACAGGTGAGTCCCAAGACACTTTGCGCAGCACAGCACCGCAACAGTATCCACATCCCGAACCAGAGGGGAAGATCAGGCAATCAACCAGAGCGCAGCTAGCAGCTCCgtcggcagcagcagcagcagtctcGTTTTGCTAGCCtgtctttcttctctttgccccccccccccccccccccccctggagAGAGCAATCACGCACTCGGCCGGATCACTCGCACCCACTCCCCTGTCAACCTCCCCAGGTCCCCTTCTCGGTCTTGCCTAGGCTGCCACCACTCACTCCCGTCCTCTCTCCGTTTCCTTCCCTGCCGtcacacacgcacgcactTCCCTTTCCGCCCCCCATTTCCCATCACTGCCTGCCACTTGGAGCCACCTGCCTGGGCGGCAACAAACCAGGTGCACCCCCCTTCGCCACTCGGAACCCGAAAGAGTCATCCACACCCAACCGGGTCTCGAGCCAGACTTTGAGCCACCCAAGGGGCCCTCCGACTTCGTCACGCCAGCCCAAGTCGCCCCTCTGAACACGTTCAAGATAGCACGGCGCAAGGCGAAAAGAGTCACACATCATCCCATCCCGCTTGGATATAACCTCTCCTTGCAGCCGCACTTGATCTGTACCTTGCATACCTTACCTCACCTTATCTCACTTCGCTCTCCCCTCAACCACCCTCTCTCTATCTACTCTATCTCCCCTACCCGacccatcatcatcaccaaaCCCATCTTTTTAATACTCAAACCTACTTGatcgcatcgcatcgatTGTGGCTCTGCAGTAGCTCACCATAGAACCAGGAACCGCCCACCCTCCACTCCGGTTAGATGCATTAAACCAACGATGCCTCTTCGAATTACAAAATCTACTCCAGTCGCCCGTCTTGTTTCGTCTTCCGGTTTGATCGTTCGTGTAAAGTCGGTTTTGGACACTTGCGTCTAGAAACCGCCTTCCTATCTACAACTCTCAGGGACTTTACCGCAGTTATCATATGCTGCAGTGAGGTTCGCGTTTTCGATACGGCATCACGATCTGCTCATACAAACCCTTTTTCCCTAAACGGTTTACCCGGTTGACTTAACTTGACGGCGACTGGAGGTACATCCTTCGAATCTCCAAACGCCCAAACACCCCCCCACACGCCTTATATCCAAGATGAAGTACGTCGAAGATGATTCGTCGGCTTTCGTCAGCACCTACCGAAACGACACCTACAGCTCCTCCCTCGAATCCTTGACCTCCGTCTCGTCCGGTTCGGTTTGGTCTGCAGCTTCCTCCCAATCCTCCACTTCGACCTCCCCCACCAACACATCCGACTCCGGCTCGGCCGATTCGTACTCTTTGTCGCGATCTTCGGTTGCGTGCGACGCTGCCGTTAGATTCACGAGCCTCTGGGCCAAACAGCCTGCACAGCAAGCCCCTGTTGCCCTTCCCCAAGACTTGCGACAGAATCCCAGACGGACCAGCGCAAGCAACACCCGCTCTGGTGGCCCCCCGACTTTGGTCCGACAGGCCGAGCGCAAGGTCAACTTtgtcgacaacctcgtcggTAAGCAATAACAGGAAAATAAGCGCGTACACAACCGAAATGTTTCCTGACACAGTACTCATTCTAGATTCTTCGACCCAGATTGTTGAGGCCATCTGGCCCCTCTCTTCTGTCGTTTGCCGCAATGAGCTCGGAAGCAAGgcggtgctgccgctgcGCACCTTTATCCAGGAAACCCTGCGTCGCTCGCGCACTAGCTACTCTACCCTGCAAGTTGCCCTGTACTATCTGATTCTGATCAAGCCCCATGTCCCCAAGCACGATTTCACCATGGAACAACCCGACGACAAACATGAATGCCGCGCGCTTCAGTGTGGCCGTCGCATGTTCCTTGCCGCGCTTATCCTTGCTTCAAAGTATCTTCAAGACCGTAACTATTCCGCCCGAGCATGGAGCAAGATTTCGGGCCTCAACACGGCAGAAATCAACCAGAACGAGATTGCTTTTCTGCTGGCCGTCAACTGGAAATTGCACATCACCGACGAAGTCTTCCAGCGATGGACCGAAATTGTCCTCAAGTACAcacccccgtccccccctGCACCAGGTACTTCGGCCCAGTGGTACGCGCAGCAGAGCTCGAACTGGAAGATGGTCATTCTCAAGTTGAACCCCGAGTTGGACAACATCGAAGGCTTGATTCCCATGGCGCATGTCAATCACACACCCCGCAGCTTTCCCCGGCAACGCACCATGCTGTCGGCGGCTCGGGATGCCCTCCCTGCCACCGGCGCCTGTGACTTGGCCTACGACTCGGCAGAGCTCACCCCTACACTGAGATCCTATCAAACCCCGACTGTCATGGAGCCTACTCCGGCTACTGCTTACACTCCGGGTCGGCTGGCTCCCGCCCTCGGTCTTCTTCCCACTCCCCGCCTTACGCCTCAGTCGAGCGGATACAACACTCCTGCCGTGAGTGGTGCATCACACCTCG belongs to Colletotrichum higginsianum IMI 349063 chromosome 5, whole genome shotgun sequence and includes:
- a CDS encoding Cyclin, coding for MKYVEDDSSAFVSTYRNDTYSSSLESLTSVSSGSVWSAASSQSSTSTSPTNTSDSGSADSYSLSRSSVACDAAVRFTSLWAKQPAQQAPVALPQDLRQNPRRTSASNTRSGGPPTLVRQAERKVNFVDNLVDSSTQIVEAIWPLSSVVCRNELGSKAVLPLRTFIQETLRRSRTSYSTLQVALYYLILIKPHVPKHDFTMEQPDDKHECRALQCGRRMFLAALILASKYLQDRNYSARAWSKISGLNTAEINQNEIAFLLAVNWKLHITDEVFQRWTEIVLKYTPPSPPAPGTSAQWYAQQSSNWKMVILKLNPELDNIEGLIPMAHVNHTPRSFPRQRTMLSAARDALPATGACDLAYDSAELTPTLRSYQTPTVMEPTPATAYTPGRLAPALGLLPTPRLTPQSSGYNTPAVSGASHLVGKGSAMGLAMAQASCVTATQCLDRWSSVLNNSSPKGYCPVRRSSLATSISTASSPESMVSDSSRTSRSSSISSASSLASAPAPNLGVQARFRSAKLCSERSSLRPTIASVPEDYEENCITSSPESYTGPVGRLGDMSLDTPLAPRESELEDMVHDPANDAARALQELQNYRSDDTTPVGMSSRKRARGVSIIDASLQENVRDMLSGNYSGKQWAQSLVRPRTTHLVMNERGSPRKRVCCDNEATPGYETALHSIDGYRGPGMWDGILN